A single window of Chloroflexota bacterium DNA harbors:
- a CDS encoding FAD-binding oxidoreductase: MNVGPVLMADSGSWTAPALPFARMRHPPADLTPPTIAALGAALAEARHIRIVGTQSLASRTAPPPPNALVVTTAALNEIQIEPLDLIARVRAGVTLADLRQRLWEHGLVWPVERLEPDGTVGGLIASGRGSAVRADDAPARRWILGATVVLASGETIHVGGATVKFSAGYGLTHAMWGSGGHLGALAEVTLRLRHAAPGDAIGADARPELSQVLASPVEVRAEELPSGWSEAEWEAFAPAMPRVVSADGSRALIGCPSPGVAAAVANAIQDRGGWSAIDRPLAAPMPPSDDAWTPLRDALDPERALV; encoded by the coding sequence ATGAACGTTGGTCCGGTGCTCATGGCCGATTCTGGGTCGTGGACGGCCCCCGCGCTACCCTTTGCCCGCATGCGCCATCCGCCGGCCGATCTGACGCCGCCCACCATAGCCGCGCTGGGCGCCGCGCTGGCCGAGGCCCGGCACATTCGCATCGTGGGCACGCAGAGCCTGGCCTCACGCACGGCGCCGCCGCCGCCAAATGCCCTGGTGGTCACGACCGCTGCGCTCAACGAGATCCAGATCGAGCCGCTCGACTTGATCGCGCGCGTGCGGGCCGGCGTGACGCTGGCCGATTTGCGGCAGCGCCTTTGGGAACACGGACTGGTGTGGCCGGTCGAGCGGCTGGAGCCCGACGGCACCGTGGGCGGGCTGATCGCGTCCGGTCGCGGATCGGCGGTGCGCGCGGATGACGCGCCGGCGCGACGGTGGATCCTCGGCGCCACGGTAGTGCTGGCCTCGGGCGAGACCATTCACGTCGGGGGCGCCACGGTCAAATTCTCGGCGGGATATGGCCTCACACACGCCATGTGGGGCTCCGGCGGACACCTGGGCGCACTCGCCGAAGTGACGCTGCGTCTGCGCCATGCCGCGCCGGGTGATGCGATCGGCGCCGACGCACGCCCGGAGCTGAGCCAGGTGCTTGCGTCGCCCGTCGAGGTGCGGGCCGAGGAGCTGCCGTCCGGATGGAGTGAGGCCGAGTGGGAAGCTTTCGCACCCGCGATGCCACGGGTCGTCAGCGCCGATGGCTCCCGCGCGCTCATCGGCTGTCCAAGTCCCGGGGTAGCTGCGGCCGTTGCGAATGCCATCCAAGACCGGGGCGGCTGGTCTGCCATCGACCGCCCCCTGGCGGCGCCAATGCCACCATCCGATGATGCCTGGACCCCCCTTAGGGATGCTCTCGACCCCGAGCGAGCCCTGGTCTAG
- a CDS encoding MurT ligase domain-containing protein, whose translation MRRRIQRAAATATARAATAVSRLTRRGGGTAISGLVAQAVWPHYVPDALNSLSRLVLVSGTNGKTTTTALIAAALRASGHEVWTNPTGSNLERGIAAALARRAAWHGGQRRERSAVGVFEVDEWALASLLPRLSPTLVVLLNLFRDQLDRYGEIDTTAGAWREVIAGLPDTATVLANADDPLVTSVAEVHPGRVDWFGSDRLGAAGELDPWADVRGCPTCGEPLTYDAVAFAHLGRWRCPAGDLVRPSPDVAIVAAQPRGVDGLNLTLTADGWQSEADVPLPGLYSAYNVAAAVAAARAIGIGPAEALDAVAQTGPAFGRAEVIPTPHGEIVLLLTKNPTSANQVLDLLAAEPERLDTLVLLNDGVADGEDVSWIWDVEFERLRPRRLTLGGRRARDLELRVKYAGVQPLAGGVEIEPGITEPLDRALSRAGGRLAVVATYTAMLDVRAVCVARGWTTPYWSDA comes from the coding sequence TTGAGACGGCGGATCCAACGCGCGGCGGCCACGGCCACCGCGCGCGCGGCGACCGCCGTGTCCCGCTTGACTCGACGCGGCGGGGGAACCGCCATCAGCGGGCTCGTGGCTCAGGCGGTTTGGCCGCACTACGTGCCCGATGCCCTCAATAGCCTCTCGCGGCTGGTGCTCGTCAGCGGCACCAACGGCAAGACCACGACCACGGCGCTGATTGCGGCGGCGCTGCGCGCGTCGGGTCACGAGGTCTGGACCAACCCCACGGGATCGAATCTGGAGCGCGGCATCGCGGCGGCGCTGGCGCGGCGCGCCGCGTGGCACGGCGGACAACGTCGTGAACGGTCGGCGGTTGGCGTCTTCGAGGTGGATGAGTGGGCGCTCGCGTCCCTGCTGCCGCGCCTATCGCCGACGCTCGTGGTGCTGTTGAACCTGTTTCGAGATCAGCTCGATCGCTACGGCGAGATCGACACGACCGCCGGCGCCTGGCGCGAGGTCATTGCGGGGCTGCCCGACACGGCAACCGTCCTCGCCAACGCCGACGATCCGCTGGTGACGTCGGTGGCCGAGGTTCACCCGGGTCGCGTGGATTGGTTCGGCAGCGACCGCTTGGGCGCGGCGGGGGAGCTTGATCCCTGGGCCGACGTCCGCGGCTGTCCCACGTGCGGTGAACCGCTGACTTACGACGCCGTCGCCTTTGCGCATCTGGGCCGCTGGCGCTGTCCGGCGGGCGACCTGGTGCGCCCCTCGCCCGACGTGGCCATCGTGGCCGCCCAACCCCGCGGAGTTGACGGATTGAACCTCACCCTGACGGCCGACGGCTGGCAATCCGAGGCGGACGTACCGCTGCCGGGTCTCTACAGCGCCTACAACGTCGCCGCCGCCGTAGCCGCCGCGCGGGCGATCGGCATTGGACCGGCGGAGGCGCTGGATGCCGTGGCCCAAACCGGCCCCGCCTTTGGCCGCGCGGAAGTGATCCCGACTCCTCACGGGGAGATCGTGCTGCTGCTCACCAAAAATCCCACCAGCGCCAACCAGGTCCTGGATCTGCTGGCCGCCGAGCCGGAACGGCTGGATACGCTGGTGCTGCTGAACGACGGCGTCGCCGACGGCGAGGATGTCTCGTGGATTTGGGACGTGGAGTTCGAGCGCCTGCGACCGCGTCGGCTCACGCTTGGCGGTCGGCGGGCTCGTGACCTGGAGTTGCGCGTGAAATACGCCGGGGTGCAGCCATTGGCCGGAGGCGTCGAGATCGAGCCGGGCATTACCGAACCGCTTGATCGGGCGCTGAGCCGCGCTGGCGGCCGGCTGGCGGTCGTCGCCACCTATACGGCGATGCTGGACGTGCGGGCCGTGTGCGTCGCGCGGGGCTGGACGACTCCCTACTGGAGCGACGCGTGA
- a CDS encoding glutamine amidotransferase produces the protein MTADGPTLRLAYLYPDLMNLYADRGNVTCLQQRCAWRGIELRVTTVAWGDSLDDPQDIYVIGGGQDRQQRAASEGLSRRHADHIGRDIADGAAMLAVCGGYQLMGRSYRDADGTAMQGLGIFDMETVHPGPKVARCIGNIACRWEGSDLIGFENHGGRTYLGAGARPLAAVVKGFGNNGTDGGEGALAGAAIGTYMHGSLLPKNPHLADHLLAMALRRVDPEYALAPLDDDVEWRAHRAALRIVGVSARR, from the coding sequence GTGACCGCCGACGGCCCGACGCTGCGGCTGGCATATCTGTACCCCGATCTGATGAATCTCTACGCGGACCGCGGCAACGTGACCTGCCTGCAACAGCGCTGCGCCTGGCGCGGGATCGAACTCCGGGTCACCACGGTCGCCTGGGGTGATTCGCTGGACGATCCGCAGGACATCTACGTGATCGGCGGCGGTCAGGACCGCCAGCAGCGAGCCGCCAGCGAGGGCCTGTCGCGGCGGCATGCCGATCACATTGGACGCGATATCGCCGACGGCGCGGCCATGTTGGCCGTATGCGGCGGCTATCAGCTGATGGGGCGGTCCTACCGCGACGCCGACGGCACCGCGATGCAAGGGCTCGGCATCTTCGACATGGAGACTGTGCACCCCGGGCCCAAGGTGGCGCGTTGCATCGGCAACATCGCCTGCCGTTGGGAGGGATCCGATCTCATCGGGTTCGAGAACCACGGCGGCCGCACCTATCTGGGCGCCGGCGCGCGACCGCTGGCCGCGGTCGTCAAGGGGTTTGGCAACAACGGCACGGACGGCGGCGAAGGGGCCCTGGCGGGCGCCGCTATCGGCACGTATATGCATGGGTCGCTGCTGCCGAAGAACCCGCACCTGGCCGACCACCTGCTCGCCATGGCGCTGCGGCGTGTAGACCCGGAGTACGCCCTCGCACCGCTGGACGACGATGTCGAGTGGCGGGCCCATCGGGCCGCGCTGCGGATCGTGGGGGTTTCGGCACGTCGCTAG
- a CDS encoding alpha/beta hydrolase: MRQVVLAAVLAAAAGVLAVRRRLQPPREPTPVGPAADGAGFIEVDGSAYHARVTGDGPPVVFLHGFLSTAGVWDPVIDRLGPGHRCVAVDLPGFGRSAKGASVPAGVWGRAEWLRALLDTLQLDAVTLVGASMGGQTALAFAGRYPSRVRNLVLVAPFAREPDPYPARDAWTWPLVVWLFERSMFSRRWLAWRQRQQMAKPHRLPAGRIDELFRQTQTPGFLEGIHDGYIQPPVDDLREQLADVRAPVLVLWGAGDRTLSVELGREVAARVPDGRLRVIAGAGHSVQLDEPEIVAQAIRVAMNDAQGAPPA; this comes from the coding sequence ATGCGTCAGGTGGTGCTAGCGGCGGTGCTGGCGGCGGCCGCCGGGGTGCTTGCCGTCCGGCGTCGTTTGCAGCCGCCCCGGGAACCCACACCGGTAGGCCCCGCGGCCGACGGGGCCGGATTCATCGAGGTGGACGGCTCGGCCTATCACGCGCGAGTGACGGGCGACGGCCCGCCGGTGGTGTTTCTGCACGGCTTCCTGAGCACGGCCGGCGTATGGGATCCGGTGATCGACCGGCTCGGACCGGGCCATCGCTGCGTGGCGGTGGACCTGCCGGGGTTCGGTCGCTCAGCCAAGGGCGCGTCCGTCCCTGCGGGAGTCTGGGGACGCGCGGAGTGGCTGCGCGCTCTGCTGGACACTCTACAACTCGACGCGGTGACGTTGGTCGGCGCCTCCATGGGCGGGCAGACGGCGCTGGCCTTCGCCGGCCGCTATCCGTCGCGGGTGCGAAATCTGGTGCTCGTCGCGCCATTCGCCCGCGAGCCGGACCCATATCCGGCGCGCGACGCGTGGACCTGGCCCCTGGTCGTCTGGCTCTTCGAGCGCAGCATGTTCAGCCGGCGCTGGCTCGCCTGGCGCCAGCGGCAGCAGATGGCGAAGCCGCACCGGCTGCCCGCTGGCCGCATTGACGAGCTGTTCCGCCAGACCCAGACGCCCGGCTTTCTGGAAGGAATCCACGACGGCTATATCCAGCCGCCGGTCGACGACCTCCGCGAGCAGCTGGCCGACGTGCGTGCGCCGGTGCTGGTGCTTTGGGGCGCCGGCGACCGCACGCTTTCCGTTGAGCTGGGCCGCGAGGTCGCGGCGCGCGTGCCCGACGGGCGCTTGCGGGTGATTGCCGGCGCCGGGCATTCCGTGCAGCTCGACGAACCGGAAATCGTGGCACAGGCGATCCGGGTGGCCATGAACGACGCTCAAGGAGCGCCGCCCGCCTAG
- a CDS encoding Rieske (2Fe-2S) protein: MTALRDAPGERRSRRWWLRRSFVPPLVGALGAIGIGAAWRLAWTPATRRFGGTIRVGRPDDYQVGESRHWADGQFHLVRLADGFLALYERCPHLGCPIPPPRDGVFECRCHFSRFALSGERLTGPAERPMDLFPVGLSGEALVVRTGLGAIRQREAYDPGQALQP; this comes from the coding sequence GTGACCGCCCTGCGTGACGCGCCCGGCGAACGTCGCTCGCGCCGGTGGTGGTTGCGGCGCAGCTTCGTGCCGCCGCTGGTGGGCGCGCTTGGCGCGATCGGCATCGGCGCCGCGTGGCGTCTCGCCTGGACGCCGGCCACGAGGCGCTTTGGCGGCACGATTCGCGTGGGCCGGCCCGATGACTACCAGGTTGGCGAGTCACGCCACTGGGCGGACGGCCAATTCCACTTGGTGCGACTTGCCGATGGGTTCCTGGCGCTTTATGAGCGCTGCCCGCACCTCGGCTGCCCGATTCCGCCCCCGCGCGACGGCGTGTTCGAGTGCCGCTGCCACTTTTCGCGCTTCGCCCTCAGCGGCGAGCGACTGACGGGTCCCGCTGAGCGCCCGATGGATCTCTTTCCGGTGGGCTTGAGCGGCGAGGCGCTGGTGGTGCGCACCGGCCTGGGGGCCATCCGGCAGCGGGAGGCTTACGACCCTGGGCAGGCGCTCCAACCGTAG
- a CDS encoding HIT domain-containing protein encodes MRHPSYDSACDVCHANAGEAPSPGGVIFANDLWFVRHTPPPAPLAGWMMLHPQRHVQGPAHFTDEETENFGPVLRHLTRTLEQVTGALRIYVVAFGESVPHMHAHLAPRYAKMPNDAVAWSLSDTFRQVAGGELPGADQAEVDRIISDYRVALEADPPPR; translated from the coding sequence ATGAGACATCCCTCTTACGACTCCGCCTGCGACGTGTGCCACGCCAACGCCGGAGAGGCCCCGAGTCCCGGCGGCGTCATCTTCGCCAACGACCTGTGGTTCGTGCGTCACACGCCCCCGCCGGCGCCGCTGGCCGGCTGGATGATGCTGCATCCCCAGCGGCACGTGCAGGGCCCGGCGCACTTCACCGACGAGGAGACCGAGAACTTCGGTCCGGTGCTGCGGCATCTCACGCGCACGCTCGAGCAGGTGACCGGCGCGCTGCGGATCTACGTCGTCGCGTTCGGCGAGAGCGTGCCGCACATGCACGCCCACCTGGCGCCCCGTTACGCCAAGATGCCCAACGACGCGGTGGCCTGGAGCCTCAGCGACACGTTTCGCCAGGTTGCCGGCGGCGAGCTGCCGGGCGCGGACCAGGCCGAGGTGGATCGCATCATCTCGGACTACCGCGTGGCGCTGGAGGCCGATCCGCCGCCGCGGTAG
- a CDS encoding DUF402 domain-containing protein: MRPGQQVTVRKLPWHGDTPKWECRALVHEVTTEGFTIAVPAGTDFRMADGSSWSGQDASLDRYWHGAWRQVMELSTPGRHWYVNVIRPVEISGGVVTWRDLIVDVEAYPDGAYHLADIPELVGARAALPAADFERVRQEIVAIVDDIAAARPPFVRAEPGAPYGSEESRFWLIPGAGDGLAVVGELDGAGRTSLERMFARLNPASVHDAFVNPLMVLPPDAPPRDGVLIAGAPGELDRLVPHARAALGIYGGRTLVTLALAREHEMEPLAEFHAALDGSDEALTMRLDAALRLSGIAARGVVTAPRFVAASWF; encoded by the coding sequence ATGCGACCCGGGCAGCAAGTCACCGTGCGCAAGCTGCCGTGGCATGGCGACACGCCCAAGTGGGAGTGCCGGGCGCTGGTGCACGAGGTGACGACCGAAGGCTTCACGATCGCGGTCCCCGCCGGCACGGACTTCCGCATGGCGGACGGTTCCTCGTGGTCCGGGCAGGACGCCAGCCTGGACCGCTATTGGCACGGCGCGTGGCGCCAGGTGATGGAGCTGTCGACGCCGGGCCGGCATTGGTACGTGAACGTCATCCGTCCAGTGGAGATCAGTGGCGGCGTCGTGACTTGGCGCGACCTGATCGTGGACGTCGAGGCGTATCCCGACGGCGCGTATCACCTCGCGGACATTCCGGAGCTGGTGGGCGCTCGCGCGGCGCTGCCTGCGGCGGACTTCGAGCGCGTACGGCAGGAGATCGTCGCGATCGTGGACGACATTGCGGCCGCGCGCCCGCCGTTCGTTCGGGCCGAACCGGGTGCGCCGTACGGCTCGGAGGAGTCGCGCTTCTGGCTGATTCCCGGCGCGGGCGACGGCCTGGCGGTGGTCGGCGAACTCGACGGCGCCGGGCGCACGTCCTTGGAACGCATGTTCGCGCGCCTGAACCCGGCTTCCGTGCACGATGCGTTCGTGAATCCCCTGATGGTGCTGCCACCCGACGCGCCGCCGCGCGACGGCGTGCTCATCGCCGGAGCGCCCGGTGAGCTGGATCGGCTGGTGCCGCACGCGCGCGCCGCGCTGGGCATCTACGGCGGACGCACGCTGGTCACGCTCGCGCTGGCGCGAGAACACGAAATGGAGCCGCTGGCGGAGTTCCACGCGGCGCTGGATGGATCCGACGAGGCACTGACGATGCGCCTGGACGCGGCGCTGCGACTCTCGGGCATTGCCGCGCGCGGCGTCGTCACCGCGCCGCGCTTCGTTGCCGCGTCCTGGTTCTAG
- a CDS encoding HIT family protein: METALTYAPSGYDCPFCRIARGVFGGTVRGGAEADVLRTPDVTAFVGSHWWPRNEGSVIVIPNAHYESIFDLPIAAAARIHAAAQRVAVAMTSVYRCEGVSTRQHNGPGGGQEVWHYHLHVLPRWPNDRLYERTAERFRAPPDERACRAGMLRAELDSDLK, from the coding sequence ATGGAAACCGCCTTGACCTACGCTCCGTCGGGCTACGACTGCCCGTTCTGCCGCATCGCACGCGGGGTATTTGGCGGTACGGTTCGCGGCGGCGCGGAGGCCGACGTGCTGCGGACGCCGGACGTGACGGCGTTTGTCGGCTCCCACTGGTGGCCGCGAAACGAGGGATCGGTGATCGTGATCCCCAACGCGCACTACGAGTCCATCTTCGACCTGCCGATCGCGGCCGCCGCGCGGATTCACGCGGCGGCGCAGCGTGTCGCCGTGGCCATGACCAGCGTCTATCGCTGCGAGGGCGTTTCCACGCGTCAGCACAACGGCCCCGGGGGCGGGCAAGAGGTCTGGCACTACCACCTCCACGTGCTGCCGCGTTGGCCCAACGACCGTCTCTACGAGCGCACGGCGGAACGCTTCCGGGCGCCACCGGACGAACGCGCATGCCGTGCAGGCATGCTGCGGGCGGAGCTTGATTCCGACCTCAAATAG
- a CDS encoding SRPBCC family protein — translation MQEIAQIRIDASPDDVFALLADTDRRGEWQEGVETFDYASEFDPDNAVGATFTQRIREGWRVTEYLGEITTYDPGACWGSRTTGGSYSMVVEYRLTPVDGGTTVITVVDVGSTSWFVRLMGLLFGWLTRSLGRKHLRALKDLVEAA, via the coding sequence ATGCAAGAAATCGCCCAGATCCGTATCGACGCCTCGCCCGACGACGTGTTTGCGCTGCTCGCTGATACCGACCGCCGCGGCGAGTGGCAGGAAGGCGTCGAGACGTTCGACTACGCGTCCGAGTTCGATCCCGACAACGCCGTGGGCGCCACGTTCACCCAGCGCATCCGCGAAGGCTGGCGCGTCACCGAATACCTGGGCGAGATCACGACCTACGACCCGGGCGCCTGCTGGGGCTCGCGCACGACCGGCGGCTCCTACTCGATGGTCGTCGAATACCGGCTCACGCCCGTCGACGGCGGCACGACGGTAATCACCGTCGTGGACGTGGGTTCGACCTCGTGGTTCGTGCGCCTGATGGGGTTGCTGTTCGGCTGGCTGACGCGCTCGCTGGGCCGCAAGCACCTGCGCGCGCTCAAGGACCTGGTCGAAGCCGCCTGA
- a CDS encoding mandelate racemase/muconate lactonizing enzyme family protein, translating into MSRISVRMKVTSVEPLQCDAGWTAWTFVKVSTDAGITGYGECTDWRGAHALAGGIRDLAPLVVGRDAGAIRAVVRDLSRHTQQNLGGLLTKCIAGIELALWDIQGKALGVPVHRLLGGPTRDRVRLYWSHFGSYRARSPEVLGTPPLRTWDDVAELGRDAVRRGYTALKTNIFAPGAPANFWTRGDANLDHETLDTAVRLIGTLREAVGPRVDICLDLNFRFRPEACIRLVRALEPFDLRWIEIDMYDPAALRDIRDAAPMPLASLESLNTVRDFLPFLEGHAVDVAVIDVPWNGMAQSVEIATLAATYEINVAPHNYYSHLATFIAAQWSACVTNLAMMEVDVDSAPWRDDIVTALPEIADGHMRIPTAPGWGTDLDEAAIAEHPWPRPG; encoded by the coding sequence GTGTCACGGATCAGCGTCCGGATGAAGGTCACGTCGGTCGAGCCGCTGCAATGCGACGCGGGCTGGACGGCCTGGACCTTCGTGAAGGTCAGCACGGACGCGGGCATCACCGGCTACGGCGAGTGCACCGACTGGCGCGGGGCGCACGCGCTGGCCGGCGGAATCCGCGACCTGGCCCCGCTGGTGGTGGGGCGCGATGCGGGCGCCATCCGCGCCGTCGTGCGCGATCTCAGCCGTCACACGCAGCAGAATCTGGGTGGGCTGCTGACCAAGTGCATCGCGGGCATCGAGCTGGCGCTGTGGGACATCCAGGGCAAGGCGCTTGGGGTGCCGGTGCATCGGCTCCTGGGCGGTCCCACGCGCGACCGCGTGCGGCTCTATTGGTCGCACTTCGGCAGCTACCGCGCGCGCAGCCCGGAGGTTCTCGGCACCCCGCCCCTGCGGACCTGGGACGACGTCGCGGAGCTGGGCCGGGACGCCGTGCGCCGTGGCTACACGGCGCTCAAGACCAACATCTTCGCGCCGGGCGCGCCGGCGAACTTCTGGACGCGGGGGGACGCCAACCTCGACCACGAGACGCTCGACACCGCCGTGCGCCTGATCGGCACGCTGCGCGAGGCCGTGGGGCCGCGCGTCGACATCTGCCTCGACCTCAACTTCCGCTTTCGCCCGGAAGCCTGCATCAGGCTCGTCCGGGCGCTGGAGCCGTTCGACCTGCGCTGGATCGAGATCGACATGTACGACCCGGCCGCGCTGCGGGACATCCGCGATGCCGCGCCCATGCCGCTGGCCTCACTCGAAAGCCTCAACACCGTGCGCGACTTCCTGCCGTTCCTGGAGGGACACGCCGTGGACGTGGCGGTGATCGACGTGCCGTGGAACGGCATGGCCCAGTCGGTGGAGATCGCCACGCTCGCCGCGACTTACGAAATCAACGTCGCGCCGCACAACTACTACAGCCACCTGGCCACGTTCATCGCGGCGCAGTGGAGCGCCTGCGTCACCAACCTGGCCATGATGGAGGTCGACGTGGACTCGGCGCCCTGGCGCGACGACATCGTGACCGCGCTGCCCGAGATCGCCGACGGCCATATGCGCATCCCCACCGCGCCGGGCTGGGGCACGGACCTCGACGAAGCGGCGATCGCCGAGCATCCCTGGCCGCGGCCCGGGTAG
- the radC gene encoding DNA repair protein RadC, producing MAAAPDDQRPGYSVRIRDMAAANRPRERLAQDGAEALSEAELLAIILRVGSDRGSAVELAQSLLSEMGGLSALENASVAELCAHHGIGRAKAVQIKAALQLGRRLQREPLDERPEIRSPEDAARILAPRIAALPRETLQVILLDGRHRMMDLAPIAEGRVNTVGASMADVFRDAVRRDCPAVILAHNHPSGDPSPSDDDAKLTRTAAEAGKLLGVEVLDHLVIARGPTDPPNFVSLREHGMEW from the coding sequence ATGGCCGCCGCGCCCGACGACCAGCGACCGGGCTACAGCGTTCGCATTCGCGACATGGCGGCCGCCAACCGCCCGCGCGAGCGGCTGGCCCAGGATGGCGCCGAGGCCCTGAGCGAGGCCGAGCTGCTGGCCATCATCCTGCGCGTCGGTTCGGACCGCGGCAGCGCCGTTGAGCTGGCCCAGTCGCTGCTCTCGGAAATGGGCGGTTTGTCGGCGCTCGAGAATGCGAGCGTGGCCGAGCTTTGCGCGCACCACGGCATCGGCCGCGCCAAGGCCGTGCAGATCAAGGCGGCGCTGCAACTCGGGCGCCGGCTTCAACGCGAGCCCTTGGACGAGCGCCCCGAAATCCGCAGCCCGGAGGACGCGGCGCGCATCCTGGCGCCGCGCATAGCCGCGCTGCCGCGCGAGACGCTGCAAGTCATCCTGCTCGACGGACGGCATCGCATGATGGATCTGGCGCCGATTGCGGAAGGCCGGGTCAACACCGTGGGCGCCAGCATGGCGGACGTGTTTCGGGACGCCGTGCGGCGGGATTGTCCCGCGGTGATCCTGGCGCACAACCACCCCTCGGGCGATCCCTCGCCGTCTGACGACGACGCCAAGCTCACGCGCACGGCCGCGGAGGCCGGCAAGCTCCTGGGCGTCGAAGTCTTGGACCACCTGGTGATCGCCCGCGGTCCGACCGACCCGCCCAACTTCGTGAGCCTGCGCGAGCACGGGATGGAGTGGTAG
- a CDS encoding gamma carbonic anhydrase family protein → MEPLGRGITVALALAAAFAAAAWVAGAIWAHYDIGRRTQDIYVRLFATLMVLLLGPIGAVLYLILRPRETLDDAYLRALQEEVLLRDMGPSPAAEPAPSLLAINGKAPTIGRGAFVAPGAKLIGDVRLGDGASVWFNTVIRADIAPVIIGAGTNIQDGCVLHVDPGVPLRIGADVTVGHMAVLHACIIEDECLIGIQSTVLSGSHVRRHSIVGAAALVPENKEFPESSLLVGVPARPMRDVTAQEVQHLIVERAAEYRALAGDERDAGHNTAAG, encoded by the coding sequence GTGGAGCCGCTCGGCCGCGGGATCACCGTGGCGCTGGCGCTGGCGGCCGCCTTCGCGGCGGCGGCGTGGGTGGCCGGCGCCATCTGGGCGCACTACGACATCGGGCGGCGCACCCAGGACATCTACGTGCGCCTGTTCGCCACCCTGATGGTGCTGCTGCTCGGACCCATTGGCGCCGTGCTCTATCTGATCCTGCGGCCCCGCGAAACGCTCGACGACGCCTACCTGCGCGCGTTGCAGGAAGAAGTGCTGCTGCGGGACATGGGCCCGTCGCCCGCGGCGGAGCCCGCCCCAAGCTTGCTGGCGATTAACGGCAAGGCGCCCACCATCGGCCGCGGCGCCTTCGTGGCGCCCGGGGCCAAGCTCATAGGCGACGTGCGCCTCGGGGACGGCGCCAGCGTGTGGTTCAACACGGTGATCCGCGCCGACATTGCGCCGGTGATCATCGGCGCGGGCACGAACATCCAGGATGGCTGCGTGCTGCACGTGGACCCGGGCGTCCCGCTGCGCATCGGGGCCGACGTCACCGTGGGGCACATGGCCGTCCTGCACGCCTGCATCATCGAGGACGAGTGCCTCATCGGCATCCAGTCCACCGTGCTCAGCGGGTCACACGTGCGCCGTCACTCCATCGTCGGCGCCGCCGCGCTGGTGCCGGAGAACAAGGAGTTTCCCGAATCGTCGTTGCTGGTCGGCGTGCCGGCGCGGCCGATGCGCGACGTCACGGCGCAGGAGGTCCAGCACCTGATCGTGGAGCGCGCGGCGGAATACCGCGCGCTGGCGGGCGACGAGCGCGACGCCGGCCACAACACCGCGGCGGGCTGA